A section of the Cottoperca gobio chromosome 17, fCotGob3.1, whole genome shotgun sequence genome encodes:
- the LOC115022136 gene encoding mitogen-activated protein kinase kinase kinase 7-like produces MRVSQYAMSSPGSSFVQIKHEDLLFYENCGGGSFGSVYRALWISQDKEVAVKKLLKIDKEAEILSVLSHKNIIQFYGAVLESPNYGIVTEYASAGSLYEYLSSEQSEEMDMEQIMTWAIQIAKGIHYLHAEAPVKVIHRDLKSRNVVMTADKVLKICDFGASKFLSHTTHMTVVGTFPWMAPEVIQSLPVSETCDTYSYGVVLWEMLTREVPFKGFEGLQVAWLVVEKQERLTIPTSCPASFAELMRKCWQADPKERPQFKQVLVTLETMANDSRLPEQCNSFLHNKDQWRCEIEATLDRLRKLERELYSKEKELEERERRLRLWEERLMERSNMSPSPTSLLMERSNISPFFTPMSIGSSGSFFRSHSQDTNSAGVSSTGVSSLLRTLSNGDTERGSSAVLERGMGSLDSGRLHAVIRGLQGRFGEEDGEEEGTLEEKGWGQRERDESGSGEGGRVQVTLRSFPGGVVEREERTWEEGDRERGGMQRSRVTTIVRGYSGGFGEPEGEREKEGGWEMDKLGDRLDDRGMEGGIEGGRLPTMFKGLQGSLGGLGDMLSLDMDDMGEMERLGDMNMNMGDLGVRKVRSELGVRGRRSDMGVVVQGVRGDRSEAISQKIRGEVGVIGHSGVQVSMRASSNQNSVKSSSMRHGTKINMATAAMDMMELDWSDSD; encoded by the exons atgcgcGTGAGTCAGTATGCCATGTCGTCCCCTGGCTCGTCGTTTGTGCAGATAAAGCATGAGGACCTGCTCTTCTATGAGAACTGTGGAGGAGGCAGCTTTGGGAGCGTCTACAGAGCCCTCTGGATATCCCAGGACAAGGAAGTGGCTGTAAAGAAACTTCTAAAGATTGACAAAGAG GCTGAGATTCTTAGTGTCCTGAGTCATAAGAACATCATTCAGTTTTATGGAGCCGTGCTGGAATCTCCCAACTATGGCATCGTCACAG AATATGCCAGTGCAGGGTCTCTGTACGAGTACCTTTCCAGTGAGCAGAGTGAGGAGATGGACATGGAGCAGATCATGACATGGGCCATACAGATAGCCAAAG GGATCCATTACCTCCACGCAGAAGCTCCAGTCAAAGTCATTCACAGAGACCTCAAGTCACGAAACG TGGTGATGACAGCAGACAAAGTGCTGAAG ATTTGTGACTTTGGGGCGTCTAAGTTCCTGTCCCATACCACACATATGACGGTGGTGGGCACTTTTCCTTGGATGGCTCCTGAAGTCATTCAGAGCCTGCCTGTCTCCGAGACCTGTGACACTTACTCCTATGGCGTG GTGCTGTGGGAGATGCTGACTCGGGAGGTTCCCTTCAAAGGTTTCGAAGGACTGCAGGTTGCATGGCTGGTGGTGGAAAAACAAGAG AGGTTGACCATCCCCACCAGCTGTCCAGCAAGTTTTGCAGAGCTGATGAGGAAATGTTGGCAAGCAGACCCAAAG GAGCGTCCGCAGTTCAAACAGGTGCTGGTAACCCTGGAGACCATGGCCAACGACAGCAGGCTACCGGAACAGTGCAACTCCTTCCTACATAACAAGGACCAgtggag GTGTGAAATCGAGGCGACCCTGGACCGCCTTCGGAAGCTGGAGAGGGAGCTTTACTCCAAAgagaaggagctggaggagagggagaggaggctcAGACTGTGGGAGGAGAGGCTGATGGAGAGGTCCAACATGTCTCCCAGTCCGACCTCCCTCCTCATGGAGCGCTCAAACATCTCACCA TTCTTCACACCGATGTCCATCGGCTCCTCCGGGTCCTTCTTCCGCTCACActctcaggacaccaacagcgCAGGGGTCAGCAGCACTGGCGTCAGCAGCCTCCTCCGCACCCTCAGCAACGGAGACACTGAGAGGGGGAGCAGTGCGGTGCTGGAGAGGGGGATGGGTTCGCTCGACAGCGGGAGGCTGCATGCCGTGATCCGAGGGTTGCAGGGGAGGTTCGGAGAGGAGGACGGGGAAGAGGAAGGAACCCTGGAGGAGAAAGGCTgggggcagagggagagagacgagagtGGGAgtggggagggaggaagggtgCAGGTGACACTCAGGAGCTTCCCAGGCGGTGTagtggagagggaggagaggacgtGGGAGGAGGGGGAccgggagagaggagggatgcaGAGGAGCAGGGTGACCACCATAGTACGAGGGTATTCGGGCGGGTTTGGAGAGCCAGAAGGGGAGcgggagaaggagggagggtgggagaTGGACAAGCTGGGGGACAGGCTAGATgacagagggatggagggaggtaTAGAAGGAGGGCGGCTCCCGACTATGTTCAAGGGTCTCCAGGGGAGTTTGGGGGGCTTGGGGGACATGCTGTCCTTAGACATGGATGATAtgggggagatggagagactaggtgacatgaacatgaacatgggGGACCTGGGAGTGAGGAAGGTCAGGAGCGAGCTGGGGGTCAGGGGTCGCAGGAGTGACATGGGAGTCGTGGTCCAGGGTGTCAGAGGTGACCGCAGCGAGGCCATCAGCCAAAAGATTAGAGGTGAAGTAGGGGTCATCGGTCACTCGGGGGTGCAGGTGAGCATGCGGGCTTCGTCCAATCAGAACTCTGTGAAGAGCTCCAGCATGCGACACGGAACCAAGATCAACATGGCTACGGCAGCCATGGACATGATGGAGCTGGATTGGTCCGATAGTGACTAG